The following coding sequences are from one Anolis sagrei isolate rAnoSag1 chromosome 6, rAnoSag1.mat, whole genome shotgun sequence window:
- the XCR1 gene encoding chemokine XC receptor 1, producing the protein MDELTESTPSAGYYYDEPSESNFCDKDDSFEFSALFTSVLYSVIFVFSLLGNSLVLRIVLKYESLMSLTNLFIVNLCISDLVFSCTLPFLIVYSSYGWIMGEFLCKAVSAIFSISYFGGVIFLTIMTILRYLAVVDPLSTLRTQKKRSGILVSLAVWITSLLFVIPEILYIQVTTDIDGDYRCEYQEFYPWELVDLCLKVLFFLISFLIIAICYTGMLDILLRSRSQSRHRTVRLIFAIVLVFFLSWAPYNVLGFVYALSSQLVIELQCQTRNEIYLAFDISRKIAYCHCCLNPVLYVFVGVKFRRHLKLLYKQYTQRHRAILPSSPRHHSSHAGPYEEQSLY; encoded by the coding sequence ATGGATGAACTAACAGAGAGTACACCAAGTGCAGGGTATTATTATGATGAACCATCTGAGTCTAACTTTTGTGATAAGGATGACTCCTTTGAATTCAGTGCCCTGTTTACCAGCGTTCTGTACTCTGTGATTTTTGTCTTCAGTCTGCTAGGAAACAGCCTTGTCTTGAGGATTGTACTGAAATATGAAAGCCTCATGTCCTTGACTAATCTTTTCATTGTGAATCTTTGCATCAGCGACTTGGTCTTCTCGTGTACGCTGCCCTTCCTGATCGTGTACAGTTCCTATGGGTGGATTATGGGAGAGTTTCTCTGCAAAGCTGTGAGTGCCATCTTCTCTATCAGCTACTTTGGTGGTGTTATCTTTCTTACCATCATGACCATCCTCCGGTACCTGGCTGTGGTAGATCCTTTGTCAACACTGAGAACACAGAAAAAAAGATCTGGCATATTGGTGAGTTTGGCTGTTTGGATTACCAGCTTGTTATTTGTGATCCCTGAGATCCTTTATATCCAAGTGACAACTGACATTGATGGCGATTATAGGTGTGAGTACCAAGAGTTTTATCCCTGGGAGCTGGTGGACTTGTGTCTGAAAGTACTTTTCTTCCTAATATCCTTCTTGATCATTGCCATTTGCTACACCGGCATGCTGGACATTCTTCTTAGATCAAGATCACAAAGCAGGCATAGGACGGTGAGACTCATATTTGCCATTGTATTGGTCTTTTTTCTGAGCTGGGCCCCTTACAATGTGCTTGGTTTTGTGTATGCTCTCTCCTCTCAGCTTGTCATAGAGTTACAATGTCAAACCCGGAATGAAATTTACTTAGCTTTTGACATCAGCCGCAAAATAGCCTACTGTCATTGTTGCCTCAATCCGGTGCTCTATGTCTTTGTTGGGGTGAAATTCAGAAGGCACCTGAAACTTCTCTATAAGCAGTATACTCAGCGCCATAGAGCCATCCTACCTTCTAGCCCAAGACATCATTCTTCTCATGCCGGCCCATACGAGGAACAATCTCTATACTAA